A stretch of DNA from Piliocolobus tephrosceles isolate RC106 chromosome 21, ASM277652v3, whole genome shotgun sequence:
CCGGAAGTGGACAGCCGCACGCCGTGGCGGGAGCTGCAGCTTCACGACTGGATGTCGGAGGAGTATGCGGACTTGAGGGAGCCTTTCCTGAAGCTCTCTGGCTTCCCCTGCTCTTGGACTTTCTTCCACCATCTCCGGGAACAGATCCGCAGGGAGTTCACCCTGCACGACCACCTTCGGGAAGAGGCGCAGAGTGCGCTGGCTCAGCTCCGCCTGGGCCGCACGGGGGACCGCCCGCGCACCTTTGTGGGCGTCCACGTGCGCCGTGGGGACTATCTGCAGGTTATGCCTCAGCGCTGGAAGGGTGTGGTGGGCGACAGCGCCTACCTCCGGCAGGCCATGGACTGGTTCCGGGCACGGCACGAAGCCCCCGTTTTTGTGGTTACCAGCAACGGCATGGAGTGGTGTAAAGAAAACATCGACACCTCCCAGGGCGATGTGACGTTCGCTGGCGATGGACAGGAGGCTACACCGTGGAAAGACTTTGCCCTGCTCACACAGTGCAACCACACCATTATGACCATTGGCACCTTCGGCTTCTGGGCTGCCTACCTGGCTGGCGGAGACACTGTCTACCTGGCCAACTTCACCCTGCCAAACTCTGAGTTC
This window harbors:
- the FUT1 gene encoding galactoside 2-alpha-L-fucosyltransferase 1, whose translation is MWPPSRRQLCLAFLLVCVLSALSFFLHIHQDSFPHGLGLSILCPDRRLVTPPVAIFCLPGTPMGPNTSSSCPQNSASLSGTWTIYPDGRFGNQMGQYATLLALAQLNGRRAFILPAMHAALAPVFRITLPVLAPEVDSRTPWRELQLHDWMSEEYADLREPFLKLSGFPCSWTFFHHLREQIRREFTLHDHLREEAQSALAQLRLGRTGDRPRTFVGVHVRRGDYLQVMPQRWKGVVGDSAYLRQAMDWFRARHEAPVFVVTSNGMEWCKENIDTSQGDVTFAGDGQEATPWKDFALLTQCNHTIMTIGTFGFWAAYLAGGDTVYLANFTLPNSEFLKIFKPEAAFLPEWVGINADLSPLWSLESQGDFLK